One genomic segment of Oenanthe melanoleuca isolate GR-GAL-2019-014 chromosome 5, OMel1.0, whole genome shotgun sequence includes these proteins:
- the KLC1 gene encoding kinesin light chain 1 isoform X12, whose translation MYENMSTMVYLKEEKLEKLTQDEIIAKTKQVINGLEALKNEHNSILQSLLETLKCLKKDDETNLVEEKSNMIRKSLEMLELGLSEAQVMMALSNHLNAVESEKQKLRAQVRRLCQENQWLRDELANTQQKLQKSEQSVAQLEEEKKHLEFMNQLKKYDDDISPSEDKDTDSTKEPLDDLFPNDEDDQGQGIQQQHSSAAAAAQQGGYEIPARLRTLHNLVIQYASQGRYEVAVPLCKQALEDLEKTSGHDHPDVATMLNILALVYRDQNKYKDAANLLNDALAIREKTLGKDHPAVAATLNNLAVLYGKRGKYKEAEPLCKRALEIREKVLGKDHPDVAKQLNNLALLCQNQGKYEEVEYYYQRALEIYQTKLGPDDPNVAKTKNNLASCYLKQGKFKQAETLYKEILTRAHEREFGSVDDENKPIWMHAEEREECKGKQKDGTSFGEYGGWYKACKVDSPTVTTTLKNLGALYRRQGKFEAAETLEEAAMRSRKQGLDNVHKQRVAEVLNDPESMEKRRSRESLNVDVVKYESGPDGGEEA comes from the exons ATGTATGAAAACATGTCCACAATGGTGTATTTAAAGGAAGAGAAGTTGGAGAAGCTTACTCAAGATGAAATCATTGCCAAAACTAAGCAAGTGATTAATGGACTAGAGGCACTGAAGAATGAACACAATTCAATTTTACAGAGCTTACttgaaacactgaaatgtttGAAGAAAGATGATGAAACTAATCTGGttgaagaaaaatcaaacatgaTTCGAAAGTCACTGGAAATGCTGGAGCTTGGCCTTAGTGAAGCACAG GTAATGATGGCCTTGTCAAATCACTTAAATGCAGTGGAATCAGAGAAGCAGAAATTGCGGGCTCAGGTTCGCCGGCTATGCCAGGAGAATCAGTGGCTACGGGATGAACTAGCCAATACCCAGCAGAAACTACAGAAAAGTGAGCAGTCTGTAGCTcagctggaggaagaaaagaaacatctaGAATTCAtgaatcaattaaaaaaatacgATGATGATATTTCACCATCA GAGGACAAAGATACAGATTCCACCAAAGAGCCTTTGGATGATCTGTTTCCCAATGATGAAGATGACCAAGGACAAGGAA TTCAACAGCAGCatagcagtgcagcagctgctgcccagcaagGTGGCTATGAAATTCCAGCAAGATTACGGACCCTACATAATCTTGTTATCCAGTATGCTTCCCAAGGTAGATATGAGGTTGCTGTACCTCTCTGTAAACAAGCCCTTGAAGATCTGGAGAAGACTTCAGGTCATGACCATCCTGATGTTGCCACTATGTTGAACATACTTGCTTTGGTGTACAG AGACCAGAACAAATACAAAGATGCAGCAAATCTCCTGAATGATGCCTTGGCCATCCGTGAAAAGACTTTGGGCAAAGATCATCCAGCG GTGGCAGCAACTCTTAACAATCTTGCAGTACTTTATGGGAAACGGGGAAAGTACAAAGAAGCAGAACCGTTGTGTAAGCGAGCTCTGGAAATCAGAGAAAAG GTCCTGGGGAAAGATCATCCTGATGTTGCCAAGCAATTAAATAACTTGGCTTTGCTATGCCAGAACCAGGGTAAATACGAGGAGGTTGAATATTACTATCAGAGGGCACTTGAAATCTACCAAACTAAGCTGGGACCAGATGATCCAAATGTTGCAAAAACAAAGAACAATCTG gCATCCTGCTATCTAAAACAGGGCAAGTTTAAGCAAGCGGAAACTTTATACAAAGAGATTCTTACTCGCGCTCATGAACGGGAATTTGGCTCTGTAGATG ATGAAAATAAGCCTATCTGGATGCATGCAGAAGAGAGGGAAGAATGCAAA GGAAAGCAAAAAGATGGCACATCTTTTGGAGAATATGGTGGCTGGTACAAAGCTTGCAAAGTTGACAG TCCAACAGTAACAACTACTTTAAAGAACCTTGGGGCACTTTACAGACGACAGGGCAAATTTGAAGCTGCTGAAACATTAGAAGAGGCAGCAATGAGATCTCGTAAACAG GGTCTTGACAATGTTCACAAACAGAGAGTGGCCGAGGTGCTGAACGACCCTGAGAGCATGGAGAAGCGGCGGAGCAGAGAGAGCCTCAACGTGGATGTGGTAAAGTACGAGAGTGGCCCTGATGGCGGCGAGGAA
- the KLC1 gene encoding kinesin light chain 1 isoform X13, with protein sequence MYENMSTMVYLKEEKLEKLTQDEIIAKTKQVINGLEALKNEHNSILQSLLETLKCLKKDDETNLVEEKSNMIRKSLEMLELGLSEAQVMMALSNHLNAVESEKQKLRAQVRRLCQENQWLRDELANTQQKLQKSEQSVAQLEEEKKHLEFMNQLKKYDDDISPSEDKDTDSTKEPLDDLFPNDEDDQGQGIQQQHSSAAAAAQQGGYEIPARLRTLHNLVIQYASQGRYEVAVPLCKQALEDLEKTSGHDHPDVATMLNILALVYRDQNKYKDAANLLNDALAIREKTLGKDHPAVAATLNNLAVLYGKRGKYKEAEPLCKRALEIREKVLGKDHPDVAKQLNNLALLCQNQGKYEEVEYYYQRALEIYQTKLGPDDPNVAKTKNNLASCYLKQGKFKQAETLYKEILTRAHEREFGSVDDENKPIWMHAEEREECKGKQKDGTSFGEYGGWYKACKVDSPTVTTTLKNLGALYRRQGKFEAAETLEEAAMRSRKQRVAEVLNDPESMEKRRSRESLNVDVVKYESGPDGGEEA encoded by the exons ATGTATGAAAACATGTCCACAATGGTGTATTTAAAGGAAGAGAAGTTGGAGAAGCTTACTCAAGATGAAATCATTGCCAAAACTAAGCAAGTGATTAATGGACTAGAGGCACTGAAGAATGAACACAATTCAATTTTACAGAGCTTACttgaaacactgaaatgtttGAAGAAAGATGATGAAACTAATCTGGttgaagaaaaatcaaacatgaTTCGAAAGTCACTGGAAATGCTGGAGCTTGGCCTTAGTGAAGCACAG GTAATGATGGCCTTGTCAAATCACTTAAATGCAGTGGAATCAGAGAAGCAGAAATTGCGGGCTCAGGTTCGCCGGCTATGCCAGGAGAATCAGTGGCTACGGGATGAACTAGCCAATACCCAGCAGAAACTACAGAAAAGTGAGCAGTCTGTAGCTcagctggaggaagaaaagaaacatctaGAATTCAtgaatcaattaaaaaaatacgATGATGATATTTCACCATCA GAGGACAAAGATACAGATTCCACCAAAGAGCCTTTGGATGATCTGTTTCCCAATGATGAAGATGACCAAGGACAAGGAA TTCAACAGCAGCatagcagtgcagcagctgctgcccagcaagGTGGCTATGAAATTCCAGCAAGATTACGGACCCTACATAATCTTGTTATCCAGTATGCTTCCCAAGGTAGATATGAGGTTGCTGTACCTCTCTGTAAACAAGCCCTTGAAGATCTGGAGAAGACTTCAGGTCATGACCATCCTGATGTTGCCACTATGTTGAACATACTTGCTTTGGTGTACAG AGACCAGAACAAATACAAAGATGCAGCAAATCTCCTGAATGATGCCTTGGCCATCCGTGAAAAGACTTTGGGCAAAGATCATCCAGCG GTGGCAGCAACTCTTAACAATCTTGCAGTACTTTATGGGAAACGGGGAAAGTACAAAGAAGCAGAACCGTTGTGTAAGCGAGCTCTGGAAATCAGAGAAAAG GTCCTGGGGAAAGATCATCCTGATGTTGCCAAGCAATTAAATAACTTGGCTTTGCTATGCCAGAACCAGGGTAAATACGAGGAGGTTGAATATTACTATCAGAGGGCACTTGAAATCTACCAAACTAAGCTGGGACCAGATGATCCAAATGTTGCAAAAACAAAGAACAATCTG gCATCCTGCTATCTAAAACAGGGCAAGTTTAAGCAAGCGGAAACTTTATACAAAGAGATTCTTACTCGCGCTCATGAACGGGAATTTGGCTCTGTAGATG ATGAAAATAAGCCTATCTGGATGCATGCAGAAGAGAGGGAAGAATGCAAA GGAAAGCAAAAAGATGGCACATCTTTTGGAGAATATGGTGGCTGGTACAAAGCTTGCAAAGTTGACAG TCCAACAGTAACAACTACTTTAAAGAACCTTGGGGCACTTTACAGACGACAGGGCAAATTTGAAGCTGCTGAAACATTAGAAGAGGCAGCAATGAGATCTCGTAAACAG AGAGTGGCCGAGGTGCTGAACGACCCTGAGAGCATGGAGAAGCGGCGGAGCAGAGAGAGCCTCAACGTGGATGTGGTAAAGTACGAGAGTGGCCCTGATGGCGGCGAGGAA
- the KLC1 gene encoding kinesin light chain 1 isoform X8, with protein MYENMSTMVYLKEEKLEKLTQDEIIAKTKQVINGLEALKNEHNSILQSLLETLKCLKKDDETNLVEEKSNMIRKSLEMLELGLSEAQVMMALSNHLNAVESEKQKLRAQVRRLCQENQWLRDELANTQQKLQKSEQSVAQLEEEKKHLEFMNQLKKYDDDISPSEDKDTDSTKEPLDDLFPNDEDDQGQGIQQQHSSAAAAAQQGGYEIPARLRTLHNLVIQYASQGRYEVAVPLCKQALEDLEKTSGHDHPDVATMLNILALVYRDQNKYKDAANLLNDALAIREKTLGKDHPAVAATLNNLAVLYGKRGKYKEAEPLCKRALEIREKVLGKDHPDVAKQLNNLALLCQNQGKYEEVEYYYQRALEIYQTKLGPDDPNVAKTKNNLASCYLKQGKFKQAETLYKEILTRAHEREFGSVDDENKPIWMHAEEREECKGKQKDGTSFGEYGGWYKACKVDSPTVTTTLKNLGALYRRQGKFEAAETLEEAAMRSRKQGLDNVHKQRVAEVLNDPESMEKRRSRESLNVDVVKYESGPDGGEEDGTGSLKRSGSFSKLRASLRRSSEKLVRKLKGGNSRDSEPKNPGNEIIV; from the exons ATGTATGAAAACATGTCCACAATGGTGTATTTAAAGGAAGAGAAGTTGGAGAAGCTTACTCAAGATGAAATCATTGCCAAAACTAAGCAAGTGATTAATGGACTAGAGGCACTGAAGAATGAACACAATTCAATTTTACAGAGCTTACttgaaacactgaaatgtttGAAGAAAGATGATGAAACTAATCTGGttgaagaaaaatcaaacatgaTTCGAAAGTCACTGGAAATGCTGGAGCTTGGCCTTAGTGAAGCACAG GTAATGATGGCCTTGTCAAATCACTTAAATGCAGTGGAATCAGAGAAGCAGAAATTGCGGGCTCAGGTTCGCCGGCTATGCCAGGAGAATCAGTGGCTACGGGATGAACTAGCCAATACCCAGCAGAAACTACAGAAAAGTGAGCAGTCTGTAGCTcagctggaggaagaaaagaaacatctaGAATTCAtgaatcaattaaaaaaatacgATGATGATATTTCACCATCA GAGGACAAAGATACAGATTCCACCAAAGAGCCTTTGGATGATCTGTTTCCCAATGATGAAGATGACCAAGGACAAGGAA TTCAACAGCAGCatagcagtgcagcagctgctgcccagcaagGTGGCTATGAAATTCCAGCAAGATTACGGACCCTACATAATCTTGTTATCCAGTATGCTTCCCAAGGTAGATATGAGGTTGCTGTACCTCTCTGTAAACAAGCCCTTGAAGATCTGGAGAAGACTTCAGGTCATGACCATCCTGATGTTGCCACTATGTTGAACATACTTGCTTTGGTGTACAG AGACCAGAACAAATACAAAGATGCAGCAAATCTCCTGAATGATGCCTTGGCCATCCGTGAAAAGACTTTGGGCAAAGATCATCCAGCG GTGGCAGCAACTCTTAACAATCTTGCAGTACTTTATGGGAAACGGGGAAAGTACAAAGAAGCAGAACCGTTGTGTAAGCGAGCTCTGGAAATCAGAGAAAAG GTCCTGGGGAAAGATCATCCTGATGTTGCCAAGCAATTAAATAACTTGGCTTTGCTATGCCAGAACCAGGGTAAATACGAGGAGGTTGAATATTACTATCAGAGGGCACTTGAAATCTACCAAACTAAGCTGGGACCAGATGATCCAAATGTTGCAAAAACAAAGAACAATCTG gCATCCTGCTATCTAAAACAGGGCAAGTTTAAGCAAGCGGAAACTTTATACAAAGAGATTCTTACTCGCGCTCATGAACGGGAATTTGGCTCTGTAGATG ATGAAAATAAGCCTATCTGGATGCATGCAGAAGAGAGGGAAGAATGCAAA GGAAAGCAAAAAGATGGCACATCTTTTGGAGAATATGGTGGCTGGTACAAAGCTTGCAAAGTTGACAG TCCAACAGTAACAACTACTTTAAAGAACCTTGGGGCACTTTACAGACGACAGGGCAAATTTGAAGCTGCTGAAACATTAGAAGAGGCAGCAATGAGATCTCGTAAACAG GGTCTTGACAATGTTCACAAACAGAGAGTGGCCGAGGTGCTGAACGACCCTGAGAGCATGGAGAAGCGGCGGAGCAGAGAGAGCCTCAACGTGGATGTGGTAAAGTACGAGAGTGGCCCTGATGGCGGCGAGGAA
- the KLC1 gene encoding kinesin light chain 1 isoform X6: protein MYENMSTMVYLKEEKLEKLTQDEIIAKTKQVINGLEALKNEHNSILQSLLETLKCLKKDDETNLVEEKSNMIRKSLEMLELGLSEAQVMMALSNHLNAVESEKQKLRAQVRRLCQENQWLRDELANTQQKLQKSEQSVAQLEEEKKHLEFMNQLKKYDDDISPSEDKDTDSTKEPLDDLFPNDEDDQGQGIQQQHSSAAAAAQQGGYEIPARLRTLHNLVIQYASQGRYEVAVPLCKQALEDLEKTSGHDHPDVATMLNILALVYRDQNKYKDAANLLNDALAIREKTLGKDHPAVAATLNNLAVLYGKRGKYKEAEPLCKRALEIREKVLGKDHPDVAKQLNNLALLCQNQGKYEEVEYYYQRALEIYQTKLGPDDPNVAKTKNNLASCYLKQGKFKQAETLYKEILTRAHEREFGSVDDENKPIWMHAEEREECKGKQKDGTSFGEYGGWYKACKVDSPTVTTTLKNLGALYRRQGKFEAAETLEEAAMRSRKQGLDNVHKQRVAEVLNDPESMEKRRSRESLNVDVVKYESGPDGGEEVSMSVEWNGDGTGSLKRSGSFSKLRASLRRSSEKLVRKLKGGNSRDSEPKNPGNEIIV, encoded by the exons ATGTATGAAAACATGTCCACAATGGTGTATTTAAAGGAAGAGAAGTTGGAGAAGCTTACTCAAGATGAAATCATTGCCAAAACTAAGCAAGTGATTAATGGACTAGAGGCACTGAAGAATGAACACAATTCAATTTTACAGAGCTTACttgaaacactgaaatgtttGAAGAAAGATGATGAAACTAATCTGGttgaagaaaaatcaaacatgaTTCGAAAGTCACTGGAAATGCTGGAGCTTGGCCTTAGTGAAGCACAG GTAATGATGGCCTTGTCAAATCACTTAAATGCAGTGGAATCAGAGAAGCAGAAATTGCGGGCTCAGGTTCGCCGGCTATGCCAGGAGAATCAGTGGCTACGGGATGAACTAGCCAATACCCAGCAGAAACTACAGAAAAGTGAGCAGTCTGTAGCTcagctggaggaagaaaagaaacatctaGAATTCAtgaatcaattaaaaaaatacgATGATGATATTTCACCATCA GAGGACAAAGATACAGATTCCACCAAAGAGCCTTTGGATGATCTGTTTCCCAATGATGAAGATGACCAAGGACAAGGAA TTCAACAGCAGCatagcagtgcagcagctgctgcccagcaagGTGGCTATGAAATTCCAGCAAGATTACGGACCCTACATAATCTTGTTATCCAGTATGCTTCCCAAGGTAGATATGAGGTTGCTGTACCTCTCTGTAAACAAGCCCTTGAAGATCTGGAGAAGACTTCAGGTCATGACCATCCTGATGTTGCCACTATGTTGAACATACTTGCTTTGGTGTACAG AGACCAGAACAAATACAAAGATGCAGCAAATCTCCTGAATGATGCCTTGGCCATCCGTGAAAAGACTTTGGGCAAAGATCATCCAGCG GTGGCAGCAACTCTTAACAATCTTGCAGTACTTTATGGGAAACGGGGAAAGTACAAAGAAGCAGAACCGTTGTGTAAGCGAGCTCTGGAAATCAGAGAAAAG GTCCTGGGGAAAGATCATCCTGATGTTGCCAAGCAATTAAATAACTTGGCTTTGCTATGCCAGAACCAGGGTAAATACGAGGAGGTTGAATATTACTATCAGAGGGCACTTGAAATCTACCAAACTAAGCTGGGACCAGATGATCCAAATGTTGCAAAAACAAAGAACAATCTG gCATCCTGCTATCTAAAACAGGGCAAGTTTAAGCAAGCGGAAACTTTATACAAAGAGATTCTTACTCGCGCTCATGAACGGGAATTTGGCTCTGTAGATG ATGAAAATAAGCCTATCTGGATGCATGCAGAAGAGAGGGAAGAATGCAAA GGAAAGCAAAAAGATGGCACATCTTTTGGAGAATATGGTGGCTGGTACAAAGCTTGCAAAGTTGACAG TCCAACAGTAACAACTACTTTAAAGAACCTTGGGGCACTTTACAGACGACAGGGCAAATTTGAAGCTGCTGAAACATTAGAAGAGGCAGCAATGAGATCTCGTAAACAG GGTCTTGACAATGTTCACAAACAGAGAGTGGCCGAGGTGCTGAACGACCCTGAGAGCATGGAGAAGCGGCGGAGCAGAGAGAGCCTCAACGTGGATGTGGTAAAGTACGAGAGTGGCCCTGATGGCGGCGAGGAAGTGAGTATGAGCGTAGAGTGGAACGGG
- the KLC1 gene encoding kinesin light chain 1 isoform X9: MYENMSTMVYLKEEKLEKLTQDEIIAKTKQVINGLEALKNEHNSILQSLLETLKCLKKDDETNLVEEKSNMIRKSLEMLELGLSEAQVMMALSNHLNAVESEKQKLRAQVRRLCQENQWLRDELANTQQKLQKSEQSVAQLEEEKKHLEFMNQLKKYDDDISPSEDKDTDSTKEPLDDLFPNDEDDQGQGIQQQHSSAAAAAQQGGYEIPARLRTLHNLVIQYASQGRYEVAVPLCKQALEDLEKTSGHDHPDVATMLNILALVYRDQNKYKDAANLLNDALAIREKTLGKDHPAVAATLNNLAVLYGKRGKYKEAEPLCKRALEIREKVLGKDHPDVAKQLNNLALLCQNQGKYEEVEYYYQRALEIYQTKLGPDDPNVAKTKNNLASCYLKQGKFKQAETLYKEILTRAHEREFGSVDDENKPIWMHAEEREECKGKQKDGTSFGEYGGWYKACKVDSPTVTTTLKNLGALYRRQGKFEAAETLEEAAMRSRKQRVAEVLNDPESMEKRRSRESLNVDVVKYESGPDGGEEDGTGSLKRSGSFSKLRASLRRSSEKLVRKLKGGNSRDSEPKNPGNEIIV, from the exons ATGTATGAAAACATGTCCACAATGGTGTATTTAAAGGAAGAGAAGTTGGAGAAGCTTACTCAAGATGAAATCATTGCCAAAACTAAGCAAGTGATTAATGGACTAGAGGCACTGAAGAATGAACACAATTCAATTTTACAGAGCTTACttgaaacactgaaatgtttGAAGAAAGATGATGAAACTAATCTGGttgaagaaaaatcaaacatgaTTCGAAAGTCACTGGAAATGCTGGAGCTTGGCCTTAGTGAAGCACAG GTAATGATGGCCTTGTCAAATCACTTAAATGCAGTGGAATCAGAGAAGCAGAAATTGCGGGCTCAGGTTCGCCGGCTATGCCAGGAGAATCAGTGGCTACGGGATGAACTAGCCAATACCCAGCAGAAACTACAGAAAAGTGAGCAGTCTGTAGCTcagctggaggaagaaaagaaacatctaGAATTCAtgaatcaattaaaaaaatacgATGATGATATTTCACCATCA GAGGACAAAGATACAGATTCCACCAAAGAGCCTTTGGATGATCTGTTTCCCAATGATGAAGATGACCAAGGACAAGGAA TTCAACAGCAGCatagcagtgcagcagctgctgcccagcaagGTGGCTATGAAATTCCAGCAAGATTACGGACCCTACATAATCTTGTTATCCAGTATGCTTCCCAAGGTAGATATGAGGTTGCTGTACCTCTCTGTAAACAAGCCCTTGAAGATCTGGAGAAGACTTCAGGTCATGACCATCCTGATGTTGCCACTATGTTGAACATACTTGCTTTGGTGTACAG AGACCAGAACAAATACAAAGATGCAGCAAATCTCCTGAATGATGCCTTGGCCATCCGTGAAAAGACTTTGGGCAAAGATCATCCAGCG GTGGCAGCAACTCTTAACAATCTTGCAGTACTTTATGGGAAACGGGGAAAGTACAAAGAAGCAGAACCGTTGTGTAAGCGAGCTCTGGAAATCAGAGAAAAG GTCCTGGGGAAAGATCATCCTGATGTTGCCAAGCAATTAAATAACTTGGCTTTGCTATGCCAGAACCAGGGTAAATACGAGGAGGTTGAATATTACTATCAGAGGGCACTTGAAATCTACCAAACTAAGCTGGGACCAGATGATCCAAATGTTGCAAAAACAAAGAACAATCTG gCATCCTGCTATCTAAAACAGGGCAAGTTTAAGCAAGCGGAAACTTTATACAAAGAGATTCTTACTCGCGCTCATGAACGGGAATTTGGCTCTGTAGATG ATGAAAATAAGCCTATCTGGATGCATGCAGAAGAGAGGGAAGAATGCAAA GGAAAGCAAAAAGATGGCACATCTTTTGGAGAATATGGTGGCTGGTACAAAGCTTGCAAAGTTGACAG TCCAACAGTAACAACTACTTTAAAGAACCTTGGGGCACTTTACAGACGACAGGGCAAATTTGAAGCTGCTGAAACATTAGAAGAGGCAGCAATGAGATCTCGTAAACAG AGAGTGGCCGAGGTGCTGAACGACCCTGAGAGCATGGAGAAGCGGCGGAGCAGAGAGAGCCTCAACGTGGATGTGGTAAAGTACGAGAGTGGCCCTGATGGCGGCGAGGAA
- the KLC1 gene encoding kinesin light chain 1 isoform X7 gives MYENMSTMVYLKEEKLEKLTQDEIIAKTKQVINGLEALKNEHNSILQSLLETLKCLKKDDETNLVEEKSNMIRKSLEMLELGLSEAQVMMALSNHLNAVESEKQKLRAQVRRLCQENQWLRDELANTQQKLQKSEQSVAQLEEEKKHLEFMNQLKKYDDDISPSEDKDTDSTKEPLDDLFPNDEDDQGQGIQQQHSSAAAAAQQGGYEIPARLRTLHNLVIQYASQGRYEVAVPLCKQALEDLEKTSGHDHPDVATMLNILALVYRDQNKYKDAANLLNDALAIREKTLGKDHPAVAATLNNLAVLYGKRGKYKEAEPLCKRALEIREKVLGKDHPDVAKQLNNLALLCQNQGKYEEVEYYYQRALEIYQTKLGPDDPNVAKTKNNLASCYLKQGKFKQAETLYKEILTRAHEREFGSVDDENKPIWMHAEEREECKGKQKDGTSFGEYGGWYKACKVDSPTVTTTLKNLGALYRRQGKFEAAETLEEAAMRSRKQRVAEVLNDPESMEKRRSRESLNVDVVKYESGPDGGEEVSMSVEWNGDGTGSLKRSGSFSKLRASLRRSSEKLVRKLKGGNSRDSEPKNPGNEIIV, from the exons ATGTATGAAAACATGTCCACAATGGTGTATTTAAAGGAAGAGAAGTTGGAGAAGCTTACTCAAGATGAAATCATTGCCAAAACTAAGCAAGTGATTAATGGACTAGAGGCACTGAAGAATGAACACAATTCAATTTTACAGAGCTTACttgaaacactgaaatgtttGAAGAAAGATGATGAAACTAATCTGGttgaagaaaaatcaaacatgaTTCGAAAGTCACTGGAAATGCTGGAGCTTGGCCTTAGTGAAGCACAG GTAATGATGGCCTTGTCAAATCACTTAAATGCAGTGGAATCAGAGAAGCAGAAATTGCGGGCTCAGGTTCGCCGGCTATGCCAGGAGAATCAGTGGCTACGGGATGAACTAGCCAATACCCAGCAGAAACTACAGAAAAGTGAGCAGTCTGTAGCTcagctggaggaagaaaagaaacatctaGAATTCAtgaatcaattaaaaaaatacgATGATGATATTTCACCATCA GAGGACAAAGATACAGATTCCACCAAAGAGCCTTTGGATGATCTGTTTCCCAATGATGAAGATGACCAAGGACAAGGAA TTCAACAGCAGCatagcagtgcagcagctgctgcccagcaagGTGGCTATGAAATTCCAGCAAGATTACGGACCCTACATAATCTTGTTATCCAGTATGCTTCCCAAGGTAGATATGAGGTTGCTGTACCTCTCTGTAAACAAGCCCTTGAAGATCTGGAGAAGACTTCAGGTCATGACCATCCTGATGTTGCCACTATGTTGAACATACTTGCTTTGGTGTACAG AGACCAGAACAAATACAAAGATGCAGCAAATCTCCTGAATGATGCCTTGGCCATCCGTGAAAAGACTTTGGGCAAAGATCATCCAGCG GTGGCAGCAACTCTTAACAATCTTGCAGTACTTTATGGGAAACGGGGAAAGTACAAAGAAGCAGAACCGTTGTGTAAGCGAGCTCTGGAAATCAGAGAAAAG GTCCTGGGGAAAGATCATCCTGATGTTGCCAAGCAATTAAATAACTTGGCTTTGCTATGCCAGAACCAGGGTAAATACGAGGAGGTTGAATATTACTATCAGAGGGCACTTGAAATCTACCAAACTAAGCTGGGACCAGATGATCCAAATGTTGCAAAAACAAAGAACAATCTG gCATCCTGCTATCTAAAACAGGGCAAGTTTAAGCAAGCGGAAACTTTATACAAAGAGATTCTTACTCGCGCTCATGAACGGGAATTTGGCTCTGTAGATG ATGAAAATAAGCCTATCTGGATGCATGCAGAAGAGAGGGAAGAATGCAAA GGAAAGCAAAAAGATGGCACATCTTTTGGAGAATATGGTGGCTGGTACAAAGCTTGCAAAGTTGACAG TCCAACAGTAACAACTACTTTAAAGAACCTTGGGGCACTTTACAGACGACAGGGCAAATTTGAAGCTGCTGAAACATTAGAAGAGGCAGCAATGAGATCTCGTAAACAG AGAGTGGCCGAGGTGCTGAACGACCCTGAGAGCATGGAGAAGCGGCGGAGCAGAGAGAGCCTCAACGTGGATGTGGTAAAGTACGAGAGTGGCCCTGATGGCGGCGAGGAAGTGAGTATGAGCGTAGAGTGGAACGGG